The Haladaptatus cibarius D43 genome window below encodes:
- a CDS encoding LURP-one-related/scramblase family protein gives MEDPFQERSIGGVVLDDDEYTVEQSYFRNKYKVYDSAGDLVLKSKQKMFKMKEEFPFYDADGNVVFRVKAKNILDVAGDYVLTEEGSDEPLLILNKNFTFFHHRWTIKQPNGTEIAEVDSRSAVLEALRSLIDFLSFLPHKYSITSPDGDSIGEIEGHFSLRDRYDIRIHDTGSVPKTALVAGAIAIDALEGN, from the coding sequence ATGGAAGACCCATTTCAGGAGCGAAGCATCGGCGGCGTCGTCCTCGATGACGACGAGTACACGGTCGAACAGAGCTACTTCCGGAACAAGTACAAGGTGTACGATTCCGCCGGTGACCTCGTCCTGAAGTCGAAACAGAAGATGTTCAAGATGAAAGAGGAGTTCCCGTTTTACGACGCCGACGGGAACGTCGTCTTCCGCGTAAAAGCGAAGAACATCCTCGACGTGGCGGGCGATTACGTCTTGACCGAGGAGGGTTCGGACGAACCGCTCTTAATCCTCAACAAGAACTTCACGTTCTTCCACCACCGTTGGACAATCAAGCAACCCAACGGAACCGAAATCGCGGAAGTCGACTCCCGCAGTGCGGTTCTCGAAGCACTGCGCTCGCTCATCGATTTCCTCTCGTTCCTCCCGCACAAATACTCGATTACGTCTCCCGATGGCGATTCGATAGGCGAAATCGAGGGGCACTTTTCGCTCCGCGATCGGTACGACATTCGAATCCACGATACGGGTTCGGTGCCGAAAACTGCGCTCGTCGCCGGGGCAATCGCCATCGACGCGTTGGAAGGGAATTAG
- a CDS encoding riboflavin synthase, with protein MFTGIVAEAGEVRRVEDAEGGRRLTIAGDEALADVEHGASISVNGACLTVEEFDAETFEVFLAEETLSKTYLGEVREGDVVNLERALRADARLDGHFVQGHVDTTTEVVDVRQVGEDWEYEFVIPDGFGQYIVNKGSVALDGISLTVAEKGEDTFTVAIIPTTRDVTNLSDKGSGDPVHLEVDVLAKYAEQLLAE; from the coding sequence ATGTTTACCGGAATCGTTGCGGAGGCTGGCGAGGTTCGTCGCGTCGAGGACGCGGAGGGCGGGCGACGACTGACAATTGCGGGGGACGAAGCCCTCGCGGATGTCGAACACGGCGCGAGTATCAGCGTAAACGGCGCGTGCCTGACCGTCGAGGAGTTCGACGCCGAAACGTTCGAGGTGTTTCTGGCCGAGGAAACACTTTCGAAAACGTATCTCGGTGAGGTACGAGAGGGCGACGTCGTCAATCTAGAGCGGGCACTGCGGGCGGACGCGCGACTGGATGGCCATTTCGTCCAAGGGCACGTCGATACGACGACAGAGGTCGTTGACGTTCGACAAGTCGGCGAGGATTGGGAGTACGAGTTTGTGATTCCGGACGGTTTCGGTCAGTACATCGTGAACAAGGGGTCGGTCGCGCTGGACGGCATCAGTCTCACAGTGGCCGAAAAAGGCGAGGACACGTTCACAGTGGCCATCATCCCGACGACGCGCGACGTGACGAACCTCTCCGACAAAGGCTCCGGCGACCCGGTTCACCTCGAAGTAGACGTGCTGGCGAAGTATGCAGAACAACTGCTGGCCGAATAG
- a CDS encoding ABC transporter ATP-binding protein, whose protein sequence is MWRLYAEYGKGHVHEFALGIVATMLSRLSGLLPPFILGLAIDAIFLNQREFHLPLFPAEWIPQTSTGQLWLSIAIIALSFFIGATFSWLEGWGWNRFAQGVQHALRVDTYDRMQLLDMGFFDDKQTGELMSILNNDVNQLETFLNDGMSSALRIVVMVAGIGFLLFWLNPALALVALLPVPLLALFTYLFVRIIQPKYAVMRASVGALNSRLENNLGGVRVIKTETAEEYESDRVEDASRDYYDANWDAIRTRITFFPGLSLLTGIGFAITFSVGGFWLLSGPPGPFSGTLEPGEFVTFIVLSQQFIWPMAQFGQIINIYQRAKASSVRVFDLMNERGTLDESADAPDLDVPDGAVEYDDVSFGYDDETVISNVDLRAERGDTIALVGPTGAGKSTVLKLFLRMYDVDNGEIRIDGTDIRDVNLRSLRRSIGYVSQEPFLFYGSVKENIAYGTFDASEEEIISAAKSAEAHEFIVNLPEGYDTMVGERGMKLSGGQRQRLSIARTILKNPAILVLDEATSHVDTETEALIQRSLGRLVREKTTFAIAHRLSTIKDADEIAVLDDGEIVERGTHDDLLALDGLYANLWRVQAGEIESLPQEFIERAIRRRAEVEGVEDAGEGPESADAQADGGK, encoded by the coding sequence ATGTGGCGACTGTACGCCGAGTACGGCAAAGGCCACGTCCACGAGTTCGCTCTCGGCATCGTCGCCACGATGCTCTCGCGTTTGTCCGGCCTGCTCCCGCCGTTCATCCTCGGCCTCGCCATCGACGCGATATTCCTGAATCAGCGTGAGTTTCACCTTCCCCTGTTCCCCGCAGAGTGGATTCCGCAAACTTCGACCGGGCAGTTGTGGCTCTCCATCGCCATCATCGCGCTGTCGTTCTTCATCGGTGCAACCTTCTCGTGGCTGGAAGGCTGGGGCTGGAATCGCTTCGCGCAGGGCGTCCAGCACGCGCTTCGGGTGGACACCTACGACAGGATGCAGTTGCTCGATATGGGCTTTTTCGACGACAAGCAAACGGGCGAGTTGATGTCGATTCTGAACAACGACGTGAACCAGTTGGAGACGTTCCTGAACGACGGAATGAGTTCGGCGCTCCGAATCGTCGTGATGGTGGCCGGAATCGGGTTCCTCCTGTTTTGGCTGAATCCGGCACTCGCGCTGGTCGCGCTCCTGCCGGTGCCGCTGTTGGCGCTGTTTACCTATCTGTTCGTCAGAATCATCCAGCCGAAATACGCCGTCATGCGGGCCAGCGTCGGCGCGCTCAATTCACGACTGGAAAACAACCTCGGCGGGGTTCGCGTTATCAAAACCGAGACGGCGGAGGAGTACGAATCCGACCGCGTCGAGGACGCCTCGCGGGACTACTACGACGCCAACTGGGACGCCATCAGAACGCGGATTACGTTCTTCCCCGGACTGAGCCTCCTCACCGGAATCGGCTTCGCAATCACGTTCTCCGTCGGCGGGTTTTGGCTTCTCTCCGGGCCGCCCGGCCCGTTTTCGGGAACCCTCGAACCCGGCGAGTTCGTCACCTTCATCGTGCTAAGTCAGCAGTTCATCTGGCCGATGGCCCAATTCGGCCAAATCATCAACATCTACCAGCGCGCGAAGGCGTCGAGCGTCCGCGTTTTCGACCTGATGAACGAACGCGGCACGCTGGACGAGAGCGCGGATGCACCGGATTTAGACGTGCCTGACGGAGCGGTGGAGTACGACGATGTGAGCTTTGGCTACGACGACGAAACCGTCATTTCGAACGTCGATTTGCGGGCTGAACGTGGCGACACGATTGCGCTCGTCGGGCCGACTGGAGCGGGGAAATCCACCGTTCTGAAACTCTTCCTCCGGATGTACGACGTTGATAACGGGGAAATCAGAATTGACGGCACGGATATTCGTGACGTGAACCTGCGAAGCCTTCGTCGGTCCATCGGCTACGTCAGCCAAGAGCCCTTCCTGTTCTACGGGTCGGTAAAGGAGAACATCGCTTACGGTACGTTCGACGCGAGCGAGGAGGAAATCATCTCCGCCGCAAAATCCGCAGAGGCACACGAGTTCATCGTCAATCTTCCGGAGGGCTACGACACGATGGTCGGCGAGCGCGGCATGAAACTCTCGGGCGGCCAGCGCCAGCGCCTCTCCATCGCGCGGACGATTCTCAAGAACCCCGCTATCCTCGTCCTCGATGAAGCCACGAGCCACGTCGATACCGAAACCGAGGCGCTCATCCAGCGCAGTTTGGGCCGACTCGTCCGGGAAAAGACGACCTTTGCAATCGCCCACCGACTTTCGACCATCAAGGATGCCGACGAAATCGCAGTGTTGGACGATGGTGAGATTGTCGAGCGCGGCACCCACGACGACCTACTTGCCCTCGACGGACTGTACGCCAACCTCTGGCGGGTGCAGGCCGGGGAAATCGAATCGCTCCCGCAGGAGTTCATCGAGCGTGCGATTCGGCGACGTGCCGAGGTCGAAGGAGTCGAAGATGCTGGTGAAGGCCCCGAAAGCGCAGATGCACAGGCAGACGGCGGCAAGTAA
- a CDS encoding universal stress protein has protein sequence MAIETILLAVGPGDADRTGKLASAVADVAGPTGATVVLAHVFTDDEFDDVIDQLDYDPSGQPNSDEVAARHATIRSLSSALDREDIGYSVRGAIGEHGETIVKLAEDVNADGVFVGGRKRSPTGKAVFGSTAQEVMLSAPCPVTFVRDD, from the coding sequence ATGGCAATTGAGACGATTCTGCTCGCCGTTGGGCCGGGCGACGCAGACCGGACAGGAAAACTCGCATCCGCCGTGGCTGACGTGGCAGGGCCAACAGGCGCGACGGTTGTCCTCGCACACGTATTCACCGACGACGAGTTCGACGACGTAATCGACCAACTCGACTACGACCCGTCCGGGCAACCGAACTCGGACGAGGTGGCGGCGCGCCACGCGACGATTCGCTCGCTTTCGTCCGCGCTGGACAGAGAAGACATCGGCTACTCCGTTCGCGGCGCAATCGGCGAACACGGCGAAACCATCGTGAAACTCGCAGAGGACGTGAACGCGGACGGCGTTTTCGTCGGTGGACGAAAACGCTCGCCGACCGGAAAAGCGGTGTTCGGAAGCACCGCACAGGAAGTGATGCTGTCGGCACCGTGCCCCGTGACGTTCGTGCGAGACGACTGA
- a CDS encoding PrsW family intramembrane metalloprotease has translation MDENRDPVARGTDDSVDLYDIATWEERSRLDWFATKFYGLLVASARAFIILLAIAILLVQFALGGLAAITDPSNPWVAVFVLLSVVPAFALAAYIWHADVTMSEPLPLLVGTFLLGVLFAGFAAIFNSYTQPLFSWIPLVGSALFFYIVVGPIEETVKLLAVRLFAFRSDRFDAVIDGAVYGAMAGLGFATIENALYISQGVLDSSGTDPLLQAGQTAVFRLFAGPGHVIYSAFAGYYLGLAKFNRENAGPIVVKGLFIAAVIHATYNTLVGFVPGLASLVYPSVTPVMAYIVFVFIYDGFFGYLLYRKLDRYRDLYEQTGHHDSVTFGVGEGSQVAETGRTGEKRKMVDGAEVSELNTAETDDSNDSADETDSIWDDDPFGYDRK, from the coding sequence ATGGACGAGAATCGTGACCCTGTCGCTCGCGGAACCGACGACTCGGTCGATTTGTACGACATTGCGACGTGGGAAGAACGGTCGCGTTTGGACTGGTTCGCCACGAAATTCTACGGACTACTCGTCGCCTCGGCGCGGGCATTCATTATTCTCCTCGCAATTGCGATTCTCCTCGTGCAGTTCGCACTCGGAGGGCTCGCGGCGATAACCGACCCATCCAACCCATGGGTCGCAGTGTTCGTTCTCCTTTCGGTCGTCCCCGCGTTCGCCCTCGCGGCCTACATCTGGCACGCCGACGTGACGATGTCCGAACCGCTCCCGCTCCTCGTTGGAACGTTCCTCCTCGGCGTGCTGTTCGCCGGATTCGCGGCGATTTTCAACTCCTACACGCAACCGCTGTTCTCGTGGATTCCGCTCGTCGGGTCGGCGCTGTTTTTCTACATCGTCGTCGGGCCAATCGAGGAAACCGTGAAGTTGCTCGCGGTACGCCTGTTCGCCTTTCGGAGCGACCGATTCGACGCCGTCATTGACGGTGCGGTGTACGGCGCGATGGCCGGACTAGGCTTTGCAACCATCGAGAACGCCCTCTACATCAGTCAGGGGGTGCTTGACTCCTCGGGCACCGACCCACTCTTGCAAGCCGGGCAGACCGCCGTTTTTCGGTTGTTTGCCGGGCCGGGCCACGTCATCTACTCTGCCTTCGCGGGCTACTACCTCGGACTGGCGAAGTTCAATCGCGAAAACGCCGGGCCAATCGTCGTCAAGGGTCTGTTCATCGCGGCGGTCATCCACGCCACGTACAACACGTTGGTCGGGTTCGTCCCCGGTCTGGCGTCGTTAGTGTATCCATCAGTCACGCCCGTGATGGCCTACATCGTCTTCGTCTTCATCTACGACGGCTTTTTCGGCTATCTACTCTATCGGAAACTCGACCGCTACCGCGACCTGTACGAACAAACGGGCCACCACGATTCGGTAACCTTCGGCGTCGGTGAGGGCAGTCAAGTCGCAGAAACTGGACGAACGGGCGAAAAGAGGAAAATGGTTGACGGTGCAGAGGTCAGCGAACTAAACACCGCCGAAACCGACGATTCGAACGATTCAGCGGACGAGACCGACTCGATTTGGGACGACGATCCGTTCGGATACGACCGAAAGTAG
- a CDS encoding DUF7533 family protein, protein MKLGILDTVSLAATLVFALPIGLLGIERLIAGQTLLGGAFVAIAVLMVFLREWLTTPEDIPASAAKKVVGTVAKTDDDEKE, encoded by the coding sequence ATGAAACTCGGTATTCTCGACACCGTGAGTCTGGCGGCGACGCTGGTGTTCGCGCTCCCCATCGGACTCCTCGGTATCGAACGCCTCATCGCCGGACAGACGCTTCTCGGCGGGGCGTTCGTCGCCATCGCCGTGCTGATGGTGTTCCTCCGCGAATGGTTGACGACCCCCGAAGACATTCCGGCCAGTGCGGCGAAAAAAGTGGTCGGAACCGTTGCTAAAACCGACGACGACGAAAAAGAGTGA
- a CDS encoding LVIVD repeat-containing protein produces MRRREFLRTAAMGGGTAALLASGGVTAQDSQDPYRPLGTVAVEQAKEAVVSDDGKTAFVAATDGFATVDISDPANPTVLAERRGLLEERDDGPMSEIWDAKIDGDRLLVVGPANPASDVVHGVLLFDVSDPANPNRVAFHETDYPIHNAMYVDGVAYLTANDGDGNPLVMVDTSNDSPTEVGRWSMLDYNSDWSKVDSWVRSLHDVWVQDGTAYLAQWDAGTWLVDVSNPNQPSHIAHFGGEPLDDLASIPDGEENDAIIGLPGNDHYVAANEDGSLVVVNKEAWATGDGSSGGPGGISLWDLSNSQNPEQLAEISAPESADPTYDLQGPSLFQQFSLPQLSSLSPVGTASAHGKCHDCTGGSAISGQWTTSHNFDIVGDRLYTSWYQGGVKLFDISDPANPEELVWWRDPEQTAFWTSQHVSDDFFIGGSMGMDGNGKGALYTFPNRAGQQENPPSLTSGGGGTAKDESRTTSEQPGFGFGVAGVSVLGLAAWKRLRNRE; encoded by the coding sequence ATGCGACGGCGAGAGTTCCTCCGTACTGCCGCCATGGGGGGCGGAACCGCGGCTTTGCTCGCGTCCGGGGGCGTCACTGCACAAGACTCACAAGACCCGTACCGGCCGCTTGGCACCGTGGCCGTCGAACAAGCAAAAGAAGCAGTCGTTTCGGACGACGGCAAGACCGCGTTCGTCGCCGCGACGGACGGCTTCGCCACGGTGGACATTAGTGACCCCGCGAATCCGACGGTGCTGGCGGAGCGACGTGGTTTGCTCGAAGAGAGGGACGACGGCCCGATGTCCGAAATCTGGGACGCGAAAATCGACGGCGACCGTCTGCTCGTCGTTGGGCCAGCGAATCCCGCCAGCGATGTCGTTCACGGAGTCCTCCTGTTCGACGTGAGTGACCCCGCGAATCCAAATCGAGTGGCTTTCCACGAAACCGACTATCCGATTCACAACGCGATGTACGTGGACGGAGTCGCGTATCTCACGGCCAACGACGGGGATGGAAATCCGCTCGTCATGGTCGATACGTCGAACGACTCGCCGACGGAAGTCGGTCGCTGGTCGATGCTCGACTACAACTCTGATTGGTCGAAGGTCGATTCGTGGGTTCGGTCGCTCCACGACGTGTGGGTGCAGGACGGTACGGCGTACCTCGCGCAGTGGGACGCCGGAACGTGGCTCGTGGACGTGTCGAATCCGAACCAGCCCTCCCACATCGCGCATTTCGGCGGCGAACCGCTGGACGACCTCGCTTCGATTCCCGACGGGGAGGAAAACGACGCCATCATCGGCCTGCCCGGAAACGACCACTACGTCGCGGCCAACGAGGACGGGTCGCTGGTCGTCGTCAACAAGGAAGCGTGGGCGACGGGCGACGGTAGTTCGGGCGGCCCCGGTGGAATTTCCCTGTGGGATCTGTCCAACTCTCAAAATCCCGAGCAGTTGGCCGAAATTTCGGCACCGGAATCGGCCGACCCGACCTACGATTTGCAAGGGCCATCCTTGTTCCAGCAGTTCTCACTGCCGCAACTGTCCTCGCTCTCCCCGGTCGGAACCGCCTCGGCCCACGGAAAATGCCACGATTGCACCGGGGGCAGTGCGATTTCGGGCCAGTGGACGACCTCGCACAACTTCGACATCGTCGGCGACCGACTCTACACCTCGTGGTATCAGGGCGGCGTGAAACTGTTCGACATCAGCGACCCCGCGAATCCCGAGGAACTGGTTTGGTGGCGCGACCCCGAACAAACGGCGTTCTGGACGAGTCAGCACGTCTCGGATGACTTTTTCATCGGCGGAAGCATGGGTATGGACGGCAACGGAAAGGGGGCGCTCTACACATTCCCGAACCGTGCCGGACAACAGGAGAATCCGCCAAGCCTGACTTCCGGTGGCGGTGGCACGGCCAAAGACGAGTCGCGGACGACCTCGGAGCAACCCGGATTCGGCTTCGGGGTCGCCGGGGTTTCGGTGCTCGGACTGGCGGCGTGGAAACGGCTTCGAAATCGGGAGTGA
- a CDS encoding TIGR02391 family protein, whose translation MEQVTLTLYSETGDSFTIQYDSVKLLVIEKSFKNLGTDDFEVRRCDSDIPADDIFHSHKGKANNTCWLMEYKDGRSEKYYELDSLLMEVCNLEPSSIDISIFPPVNEQSLDAELVEKCLLQYENGHYQGTVREAFIILEERIRQEGNLNQDIIGSKLATEAFHPKNGDITIGQTEGEKEGIMFLYRGAFQALRNPVSHRFIDEIDESYAYSVLHTVNLLLKLLDQ comes from the coding sequence ATGGAACAGGTCACTCTCACACTCTACTCTGAAACAGGAGATAGCTTCACGATTCAGTACGATTCTGTGAAATTATTAGTAATTGAAAAATCTTTTAAAAATCTTGGTACAGATGATTTTGAAGTTCGACGATGTGATTCGGATATCCCTGCTGATGATATTTTTCACTCTCACAAGGGAAAAGCAAATAATACGTGCTGGCTTATGGAATATAAGGACGGTAGAAGCGAGAAATATTATGAATTAGATAGTCTATTAATGGAAGTGTGTAATCTTGAACCATCCTCCATTGATATATCCATCTTTCCACCAGTTAATGAACAAAGCTTAGACGCTGAACTGGTAGAGAAGTGTCTTCTTCAGTACGAAAATGGACATTATCAAGGTACTGTCCGGGAGGCATTTATAATTCTTGAAGAAAGGATACGACAAGAAGGGAACCTCAACCAAGACATAATTGGCTCAAAGTTGGCTACCGAGGCTTTCCATCCCAAAAACGGAGACATTACAATTGGTCAAACGGAGGGCGAGAAAGAAGGGATAATGTTCTTATATCGAGGGGCATTTCAGGCATTAAGAAATCCAGTGAGCCACAGATTCATTGATGAAATAGATGAGAGCTACGCCTACTCAGTACTACATACTGTCAACCTTCTGTTAAAATTATTAGATCAGTGA
- a CDS encoding SDR family NAD(P)-dependent oxidoreductase, protein MISPELDGRVTLVTGSSKGVGKELLLSLADCGADVAVHYRSSEEEAREVAEEARNRGCTAISVQGDVTDPDSVDELFATIEDELGAVDVLVNNVGPFAPDHWEDISFETWNLVLQGNVNGTYLCSKRALPGMRDNEFGRIVNVGYASSEKGLISPKNAPYFMAKAGVLMFTRMLAADTQDDGITVNAVSPYVVENSDVFPDDLPRGRPAKFEDMAQAVRFFLDEDSDYLSGVNVEVDGGWLPETV, encoded by the coding sequence ATGATTTCACCGGAGTTGGACGGCAGAGTCACACTGGTCACTGGAAGTTCGAAGGGCGTCGGAAAGGAACTCCTGCTGTCGCTTGCTGACTGCGGGGCCGACGTGGCGGTTCACTACCGCTCCAGCGAGGAAGAAGCACGCGAAGTCGCCGAGGAAGCCCGAAATCGCGGTTGCACCGCGATTTCGGTGCAGGGAGACGTGACCGACCCGGACAGCGTGGACGAACTGTTTGCGACCATCGAAGACGAACTCGGAGCCGTTGACGTACTGGTGAACAACGTCGGCCCGTTCGCACCCGACCACTGGGAAGACATCTCGTTTGAAACGTGGAATCTGGTGTTGCAGGGGAACGTCAACGGCACCTACCTTTGCTCGAAGCGAGCGCTCCCGGGCATGCGCGACAATGAATTCGGACGAATCGTCAACGTGGGCTACGCCAGTTCGGAGAAGGGCCTCATCAGTCCGAAAAACGCGCCGTACTTCATGGCCAAGGCTGGCGTCCTGATGTTCACCCGCATGCTCGCGGCAGACACGCAAGACGATGGTATCACCGTCAACGCCGTGTCACCCTACGTCGTAGAGAACTCGGACGTGTTTCCCGACGACTTGCCTCGTGGCCGCCCCGCGAAATTCGAGGATATGGCTCAAGCAGTGCGATTCTTTCTGGACGAGGACAGCGACTACTTGAGCGGCGTGAACGTGGAAGTCGATGGCGGCTGGTTGCCGGAAACAGTCTAA
- a CDS encoding DUF402 domain-containing protein, whose amino-acid sequence MSFDSRIRVRGIYTTALTHLLVDDFDVVQASPPIQRRFDSKFETGEYDATVETTDDRQGIGLFGDQDTVKTVGDRLAEIGIDTFHWDDPTPRGALFDGVVSETLGSGAVVSLGKRDGFLPFRKIDRRIDEGDHVRVQVHTPAPPWSRDRPLLGTDVQVFGGVASLSKGVNRVVASAPDDASRRELARTTEMLPTDVPDEWGVRWEYGANEAEIGEMDAALSDAVERAEDIDGALRESADSSSDTDVPQTIAEPDSTAWLWFGRESRFELDEFRREVTTTLPGHHRIKAADDAASGAVDFAEDLYEPGDEVPIGATLRQFGPEEDGEVFIDHGKPDGRCFSLGKGDVAERDPESGKYTIRRKMQGSGTYDAIGTDREAGDVAITKFREGRWWYPTAYRSEDGESKGTYVNVCTPVELFPRSVRYVDLHVDVVKRPDGSVERVDDDELDSAVEAGHISANLADKARSVAASVEKVLGK is encoded by the coding sequence ATGAGTTTCGACAGTCGAATCCGCGTTCGCGGTATCTACACCACCGCACTCACACACCTGCTCGTCGACGATTTCGACGTAGTGCAAGCTTCGCCACCAATCCAGCGACGGTTCGATTCCAAGTTCGAAACCGGCGAATACGACGCGACGGTCGAAACGACCGACGACCGGCAGGGAATCGGTCTGTTCGGCGATCAGGATACAGTGAAAACAGTGGGCGATCGACTGGCGGAAATCGGCATCGACACCTTCCACTGGGACGACCCGACCCCCCGCGGCGCGCTGTTCGACGGCGTCGTCAGCGAAACCCTCGGAAGCGGTGCGGTCGTGAGCCTCGGCAAACGAGACGGCTTTCTTCCCTTCCGGAAAATCGACCGCAGAATCGACGAAGGCGATCACGTTCGCGTGCAGGTTCACACCCCTGCACCGCCGTGGTCGCGCGACAGACCCCTGCTCGGAACCGACGTACAGGTGTTCGGCGGCGTGGCAAGTCTCTCGAAAGGCGTGAACCGCGTCGTCGCCAGCGCGCCCGACGACGCCAGCAGGCGCGAACTCGCGCGAACGACCGAGATGCTCCCGACCGACGTACCCGATGAATGGGGCGTTCGATGGGAGTACGGCGCGAACGAGGCCGAAATCGGGGAGATGGATGCCGCGCTTTCCGATGCGGTCGAACGCGCCGAAGACATCGACGGCGCGCTCAGAGAATCCGCGGATTCTTCGAGCGACACAGACGTGCCTCAGACGATTGCGGAACCCGATTCTACTGCATGGCTCTGGTTCGGCCGAGAATCCCGGTTCGAACTGGACGAGTTCCGACGGGAAGTCACGACGACCTTGCCCGGCCACCACCGAATCAAGGCCGCGGACGATGCCGCGAGCGGGGCGGTCGATTTCGCGGAAGACCTCTACGAACCCGGCGACGAGGTTCCCATCGGGGCGACCCTCCGGCAGTTCGGCCCGGAAGAGGACGGCGAAGTCTTCATCGACCACGGGAAGCCGGACGGCCGGTGTTTCTCGCTCGGGAAGGGCGACGTGGCGGAGCGCGACCCAGAGTCCGGCAAGTATACCATTCGCCGGAAGATGCAGGGGTCGGGAACCTACGACGCCATCGGCACCGACCGCGAGGCGGGCGACGTGGCAATCACCAAATTCCGCGAAGGTCGTTGGTGGTACCCCACGGCCTACCGGAGCGAGGACGGCGAGTCGAAAGGTACCTACGTCAACGTCTGCACGCCCGTCGAACTGTTCCCGCGTTCCGTGCGCTACGTGGATTTACACGTCGATGTCGTAAAGCGCCCCGACGGAAGCGTAGAGCGAGTCGATGACGACGAACTGGATTCGGCGGTCGAAGCGGGCCATATTTCGGCGAACCTGGCCGACAAAGCGCGGAGCGTTGCGGCGAGCGTGGAGAAAGTACTCGGAAAATAG
- a CDS encoding NifU family protein: MSKSSETEATKSNLKSRVERWLTAQMPIIQMHGGTSAVRKADPDDGEVVIELGGACSGCSITPITSQNIEVELLKEFEEVNDVTVRIADDGTSQWKNDQAESVMGIDRSEGGRGGKLNTPSDQEHF, translated from the coding sequence ATGAGCAAGTCCAGCGAGACGGAAGCCACGAAGTCAAACCTCAAATCGCGGGTCGAACGCTGGCTGACCGCCCAAATGCCCATTATCCAAATGCACGGCGGAACGAGCGCAGTTCGAAAAGCCGACCCGGACGACGGCGAGGTCGTCATCGAACTCGGCGGGGCCTGTAGCGGCTGTTCCATCACACCCATCACGTCCCAGAACATCGAAGTCGAACTTCTCAAAGAGTTCGAGGAAGTGAACGACGTAACTGTTCGAATCGCCGACGACGGAACCAGTCAGTGGAAAAACGACCAAGCCGAGAGCGTCATGGGAATCGACCGAAGCGAGGGGGGCCGCGGTGGAAAGCTAAACACGCCGTCCGACCAAGAACACTTCTGA
- a CDS encoding ROK family protein, translating into MAYYAGVDLGATNVRAAVADEDGNVISVYDRGTPGGSTGIAVTEAVLECLREACADASIDPAEIRAAGIGSIGPLDLAEGAVTNPANLPDTIDRIPLTGPVGNLIHSDRVFLHNDTNAGVIGQRFYSDRNPDDMVYITISSGIGAGVTVDGNVLTGWDGNAGEVGHMVVDPQGRRTCGCGHDGHWEAYCSGNNIPKFARMLAEEDGGVETSLPLEDPDFSAKDVFENAGLDAFADHVIEQVAHWNTVGVTNVVQAYAPIVVYLGGAVALNNEELVLDPIRKRIEDGLLNNVPDVQLTTLGDEIVLKGAVASALTEGTGDESLAPN; encoded by the coding sequence ATGGCCTACTACGCGGGTGTAGACCTCGGGGCGACGAACGTCAGAGCAGCGGTCGCGGACGAAGATGGCAACGTCATCAGCGTGTACGACCGCGGCACGCCGGGGGGTTCAACTGGCATCGCGGTCACCGAAGCGGTACTCGAATGTTTGCGTGAAGCGTGTGCCGATGCGAGTATCGACCCTGCCGAGATTCGCGCGGCGGGCATCGGCAGTATCGGCCCACTCGACCTCGCGGAGGGTGCGGTGACGAATCCGGCAAACTTACCGGACACCATCGACCGAATCCCGTTGACCGGGCCGGTCGGCAATCTCATCCACAGCGACCGAGTGTTCCTCCACAACGACACCAACGCGGGCGTCATCGGACAGCGGTTTTACAGCGACCGCAACCCCGACGACATGGTGTACATCACGATTTCGAGCGGTATCGGCGCTGGCGTCACGGTTGACGGCAACGTCCTCACGGGATGGGACGGCAACGCGGGCGAAGTCGGTCACATGGTCGTTGACCCGCAGGGAAGACGAACCTGTGGCTGTGGCCACGACGGCCACTGGGAAGCCTACTGTTCTGGGAACAACATTCCGAAGTTCGCCCGAATGTTGGCAGAAGAGGACGGTGGCGTCGAAACGTCCCTTCCTCTCGAAGACCCGGATTTCTCGGCCAAGGACGTGTTCGAGAACGCCGGACTGGACGCCTTCGCAGACCACGTCATCGAACAGGTTGCACACTGGAACACGGTCGGCGTGACCAACGTCGTGCAGGCGTATGCGCCAATCGTCGTCTACCTCGGCGGTGCAGTCGCGCTCAACAACGAAGAACTGGTTCTCGACCCGATTCGTAAGCGAATCGAAGACGGACTGCTCAACAACGTGCCGGACGTGCAGTTGACCACGCTCGGCGACGAAATCGTGCTGAAAGGCGCGGTTGCGAGCGCGCTGACCGAGGGAACCGGCGACGAGTCACTGGCACCGAACTGA